A single genomic interval of Bacteroidota bacterium harbors:
- a CDS encoding acyltransferase, giving the protein MRYIKELDSLRGIAVLFVIVSHWLSADSPINYLPNGPIGVNIFFVLSGFLITGILLGKKRSIEKDKESPWIALKKFYIRRSLRIFPIYYLTLLLLFIFRRSFDYNFNESWLYLLTYTTNFYFIKIQQWDGVISHLWSLAIEEQYYLLFPLTILFTSKKYLPYVIATFIITGFASQLLLSDIKMKDQFTITCFDAFGLGAILAWQYAYLPDKTRIVNRYLMFGAIVSLVLFVIGLEKQMWPFIPLRTLVSIITLFIISYILKYQESSNPLMSLFKNRALVFIGKISYGMYLYHPIFPIVIQLKFFDSYINPFIPDVFYSNNKTAIVFVENFLILTAISYLSYIIIEKYFLHLKNKYA; this is encoded by the coding sequence ATGAGATACATAAAAGAGTTAGATAGTTTAAGAGGTATAGCAGTGCTTTTTGTTATTGTCAGCCATTGGCTTTCTGCCGATAGCCCCATAAATTATCTGCCTAACGGGCCAATAGGGGTAAACATTTTTTTTGTGCTGAGTGGATTTTTGATTACAGGAATATTGCTCGGGAAAAAGCGATCCATTGAAAAAGATAAAGAGTCTCCCTGGATTGCATTAAAAAAATTTTATATCAGGCGCTCTTTGAGGATTTTTCCCATTTACTATCTTACCTTGTTATTGCTTTTTATATTCAGGAGGAGTTTTGATTATAATTTTAATGAATCCTGGTTGTATCTGCTTACCTATACAACCAATTTTTATTTCATTAAAATTCAACAGTGGGATGGTGTAATTTCTCACTTATGGTCACTTGCAATAGAAGAACAGTATTATCTTTTGTTCCCGCTTACTATTTTGTTTACAAGTAAGAAATATTTGCCATATGTTATTGCAACATTTATCATTACTGGTTTTGCAAGTCAATTGTTGTTAAGTGATATTAAAATGAAAGACCAATTTACTATCACCTGTTTTGATGCATTTGGTTTGGGGGCGATATTAGCATGGCAATATGCATATTTGCCAGATAAGACGAGAATTGTTAATCGTTATTTAATGTTCGGGGCTATTGTTTCCCTGGTTCTGTTTGTAATTGGGTTGGAAAAACAAATGTGGCCTTTTATTCCCCTCAGAACTCTTGTGTCAATTATTACTTTATTTATTATCAGCTATATTTTAAAATACCAGGAATCCTCCAATCCACTGATGTCATTATTTAAGAATAGAGCGTTGGTTTTTATCGGGAAAATCAGTTATGGGATGTATCTATATCATCCTATATTCCCGATTGTTATTCAGTTGAAGTTTTTTGACAGCTATATCAATCCATTTATACCTGATGTTTTTTACAGCAATAATAAAACTGCAATTGTTTTTGTTGAAAATTTTCTGATCCTTACAGCAATTTCGTATTTGTCTTATATTATAATCGAAAAATATTTTTTACATCTCAAAAATAAATATGCATAG
- a CDS encoding phytanoyl-CoA dioxygenase family protein, whose protein sequence is MVSDATIDSFKKDGYLLIPGFVSKEDINQLRSTIQPYFENGSWSKYQFNTKHVINNVYETFPEIINLIINKELINVLSKIFNSKPVLLPETTIHYNIYTSWHKDTTTQEKMGHMFQWKPNALMVEAGIYLQDNDEYGGGLTVMPGSQKDPDYFKDINLSEPTLINKIKKKLALYNERSDKVVNPYNRDIFDIPSKAGDLVIFNFLTNHRASLPIGYKTEEIPFSKKKLAIFNAFSIDNETCNEYYNFILSRKEPFYSNLKNRGVLPALKTKAEELNFKIY, encoded by the coding sequence ATGGTTTCAGACGCTACTATTGATTCATTTAAAAAAGATGGGTACCTATTGATTCCCGGTTTTGTGTCAAAGGAAGATATAAATCAACTCAGAAGCACAATACAACCCTATTTTGAAAATGGCTCCTGGTCCAAATACCAATTCAACACTAAACATGTAATAAATAATGTTTATGAAACTTTTCCTGAAATCATCAATTTAATAATAAACAAAGAACTTATTAATGTTTTATCTAAAATATTTAACTCCAAACCCGTACTGTTGCCCGAAACAACTATTCATTATAACATATACACATCATGGCATAAAGATACAACAACCCAGGAAAAAATGGGACACATGTTTCAATGGAAACCAAATGCGTTAATGGTAGAAGCAGGCATTTATCTGCAGGATAATGATGAGTATGGAGGTGGCCTTACCGTTATGCCCGGCTCACAAAAAGATCCTGATTACTTTAAAGACATCAACCTATCCGAACCCACATTAATCAACAAAATAAAAAAAAAACTGGCCTTATATAATGAAAGAAGTGACAAAGTAGTTAATCCATATAATAGAGACATATTTGATATCCCCTCAAAAGCAGGCGATCTTGTAATATTTAATTTTCTTACCAATCACAGGGCCTCTTTGCCCATTGGATATAAAACTGAAGAAATACCATTTTCAAAGAAAAAGCTGGCCATTTTTAATGCTTTTAGCATTGATAATGAAACCTGTAACGAATACTATAATTTTATACTCTCCCGCAAAGAACCATTTTATTCAAACTTAAAGAACAGAGGCGTGCTTCCGGCCTTAAAAACAAAGGCTGAAGAGCTTAATTTTAAAATATATTAA
- a CDS encoding glycosyltransferase, with the protein MTISVITSTKNRRTSLTQTLTCFFEKNSYPGEKVEYIVVNDGDDNLDDIAQLFARNNFKILKNKGSGLAAGRNTGALNARNQLLLFLDDDILIESDHLQNHVDTHLKFRDCIVTAHREYPPALIVEMRKTPFGSYKERMDYTWYEGSDVVKNIDERYVQLAGLAGFSCSMTKKCFEQIGLFNEKFPAAGNEDLDFYWRASAKGFKLIYDKKNICYHNEFFNLDMDTWLERQENGMISFLVLCELFPKEKNSSKYLEYTPVKMADPLTLKMKKIIKLFFSNKYTYLCLRRCVLFFNNIKNSYEKIYTDEIGAHTN; encoded by the coding sequence ATGACCATATCGGTTATTACATCCACTAAAAACAGAAGGACTTCTCTTACTCAAACACTTACCTGTTTCTTCGAAAAAAATTCATACCCCGGCGAAAAAGTCGAATACATTGTTGTAAATGACGGAGATGATAATTTAGATGATATTGCACAATTATTTGCCCGCAATAATTTCAAAATATTAAAAAATAAAGGCAGTGGATTAGCTGCCGGAAGAAATACGGGGGCCTTAAACGCTCGCAATCAGTTGCTTCTTTTTCTTGACGATGACATACTTATTGAAAGTGATCACCTTCAAAACCACGTCGACACTCACCTGAAATTTAGGGATTGTATAGTAACCGCGCACCGGGAATATCCTCCTGCCCTGATAGTTGAAATGAGAAAAACTCCCTTCGGTAGCTATAAGGAACGAATGGATTACACCTGGTATGAAGGTTCTGACGTAGTAAAAAATATTGACGAAAGATATGTACAACTTGCCGGACTAGCGGGCTTCAGTTGCAGTATGACAAAAAAATGTTTTGAACAAATCGGTCTTTTCAATGAAAAATTCCCGGCTGCAGGTAATGAAGATCTTGATTTTTATTGGAGGGCTTCCGCCAAAGGATTTAAATTAATATATGACAAGAAAAATATATGTTACCATAATGAATTTTTTAACCTGGATATGGATACATGGTTAGAACGACAAGAAAATGGCATGATCAGCTTCCTGGTACTATGTGAATTATTTCCCAAAGAAAAAAACAGCTCAAAATATTTAGAATATACTCCGGTAAAAATGGCTGATCCCTTAACTTTAAAGATGAAAAAAATAATTAAACTGTTTTTTTCGAATAAATACACCTATTTATGCTTGCGCCGGTGTGTTTTATTTTTCAATAATATCAAAAATAGCTACGAAAAAATATACACTGATGAAATAGGCGCGCATACAAACTAA
- a CDS encoding class I SAM-dependent methyltransferase, producing the protein MNKHTFCLICGSERLLKLPKFYEKHGLVKCRNCSFVFMEQIPTDEELSKHYFKYSYDVTGYLSPFTINSYNLLLDEFEKYRVSNRLLDVGCGRGWFLEEAKKRGWEVFGTEYSDAALKICQKKDINMKSGKLNPDDFIEKDFDVITSFEVIEHINNPNEEMANITTLLRNGGLFYCTTPNFNSFLRYYLKENYTSIIEYPEHLSYYTKKTLTSLAIKHHFRPVKFLSTGISLSAIKTSKGISNENLVSPDTSDEKLRKRINDRWIGRFAKRVVNFLLTVFGVGVTLKGYYVKS; encoded by the coding sequence ATGAACAAGCATACCTTCTGCCTGATTTGCGGATCTGAAAGATTACTTAAACTTCCCAAATTTTATGAAAAACATGGATTAGTGAAATGCCGTAATTGCAGTTTTGTATTCATGGAACAAATTCCTACTGACGAGGAACTCAGTAAACATTACTTTAAATACTCATATGACGTAACCGGATATTTATCCCCTTTCACTATTAACAGTTATAACTTACTGTTGGATGAATTTGAAAAATACAGAGTATCGAACCGTTTACTGGATGTAGGATGCGGACGGGGTTGGTTTTTAGAGGAAGCAAAAAAAAGAGGTTGGGAAGTTTTTGGCACAGAATACTCTGATGCCGCTTTGAAAATTTGCCAAAAAAAAGACATCAACATGAAATCCGGGAAACTAAACCCGGATGACTTCATTGAAAAAGATTTTGATGTGATCACTTCGTTTGAGGTGATTGAACACATTAATAATCCTAATGAAGAAATGGCCAACATAACTACGCTGCTCAGAAACGGAGGATTATTTTATTGTACTACACCTAATTTCAATTCATTTTTAAGATATTACCTGAAAGAAAACTACACCTCTATAATTGAATATCCGGAACATTTATCGTATTACACCAAGAAAACACTGACTTCATTGGCAATAAAACATCATTTCCGTCCGGTAAAATTCTTATCTACCGGTATTAGCCTATCTGCAATCAAAACATCAAAGGGTATCTCAAACGAAAACCTTGTTTCTCCGGATACATCCGATGAAAAGCTGAGGAAAAGAATTAACGACAGGTGGATCGGGCGATTTGCCAAACGCGTAGTTAATTTTCTATTGACTGTTTTCGGAGTAGGAGTTACCCTAAAGGGTTATTATGTTAAAAGCTAA
- a CDS encoding FkbM family methyltransferase, with protein MAAVNSPIRDIVKPLLYKLLPEFLYKKIQVRAKYRDIKFKMVEEPEMELLPRLIQTGTEVIDVGANYAYYTEKLSNLVGPDGHVYSFEPIPFTYDVAIKLLDLFNLRNVTYIQKGVGEKDETLMFRIPRQSFGAISAGLSHIAKRNNDFKERDLYYAFSSDEYINAEVISLDSYLLSKVKNVTLIKIDIEGAEYFALKGMKELLKKFKPVVIVEIQYFFLEGYGLTINNLLDLINKELGYNIYIYDPKEKMIKNVDLNAVWMANYILIHRDKLDQYKYLIK; from the coding sequence ATGGCAGCCGTTAACTCTCCTATAAGAGATATTGTAAAACCTTTATTATATAAGTTATTACCTGAATTTCTCTATAAAAAAATACAAGTTCGTGCGAAATACCGCGATATCAAATTCAAGATGGTGGAAGAGCCTGAAATGGAATTACTTCCAAGATTGATTCAGACTGGCACTGAGGTAATTGACGTTGGAGCAAATTATGCTTACTATACAGAAAAATTATCTAACCTGGTAGGTCCTGACGGACATGTTTACAGCTTTGAGCCCATACCTTTTACTTATGATGTTGCCATAAAACTGCTTGATCTTTTTAACCTGCGTAATGTTACATACATTCAAAAAGGTGTAGGTGAAAAAGATGAAACACTTATGTTCAGGATCCCCAGGCAATCATTTGGAGCTATAAGTGCCGGCCTGTCACATATTGCCAAACGGAACAATGACTTTAAAGAAAGAGATTTGTATTACGCTTTTTCCAGCGACGAATATATAAATGCAGAAGTGATTTCACTTGACAGTTATCTGTTATCAAAAGTAAAGAATGTAACGCTCATCAAGATTGATATTGAAGGTGCCGAATACTTTGCCCTGAAAGGCATGAAAGAACTCCTGAAAAAATTCAAACCAGTAGTGATTGTTGAAATACAGTATTTCTTTCTGGAAGGTTATGGATTAACGATAAATAACCTTCTTGATCTGATTAATAAAGAATTGGGATATAACATATACATATATGACCCCAAAGAGAAAATGATTAAAAATGTTGATTTGAATGCAGTATGGATGGCTAATTATATATTGATACACAGGGATAAATTAGATCAATACAAATACCTGATCAAATAA
- a CDS encoding transglutaminase domain-containing protein produces the protein MLFIYCLGHHIYNQYELKKTDEKIFNTSLDEARKLDEITRVKKIHAYVKSHIGFEGLDVNMDRPILRASEIETLKSGKGFCGENVRVMIKLLDQVGIPARRFYLYGEQWQHVLTECKIDGKWYLIDAHNDPFIEMTGDMIGKIPSPDFKLLKNTDETNEWLDYHRIRFFEFNSFLKNKKKIYLPHSVVYFFESIFLIKAAVIAGLFIGVYFIEKKFAKISVTVHK, from the coding sequence TTGTTATTTATATACTGCTTAGGCCATCATATATACAACCAGTACGAATTAAAAAAAACAGACGAAAAGATATTTAACACCTCTCTTGATGAAGCCAGGAAACTGGATGAGATCACAAGAGTAAAAAAAATTCACGCTTATGTTAAGTCTCATATAGGCTTTGAAGGCCTGGATGTGAATATGGACAGGCCTATTTTAAGAGCCAGTGAAATAGAGACGCTGAAATCCGGAAAAGGATTTTGCGGAGAAAATGTACGTGTAATGATCAAATTATTAGACCAGGTTGGCATACCGGCCAGGCGTTTTTATCTGTATGGTGAACAATGGCAGCACGTACTCACAGAATGTAAAATTGACGGAAAATGGTATTTGATTGATGCCCATAATGACCCATTCATTGAAATGACCGGCGATATGATAGGAAAAATACCCTCCCCGGATTTCAAATTACTTAAAAATACAGACGAAACAAATGAATGGCTTGATTATCACCGCATACGTTTCTTCGAATTCAATTCATTCCTGAAAAACAAAAAAAAGATTTATCTGCCCCACTCAGTTGTTTATTTCTTTGAAAGTATTTTTCTTATCAAAGCGGCTGTAATTGCCGGTTTATTCATAGGTGTATATTTCATTGAAAAAAAATTCGCTAAAATTTCTGTCACAGTCCATAAATAA
- a CDS encoding N-acetyl sugar amidotransferase, protein MIPSLKLCKRCIMDDARPGTFFDENGYCNHCSEYINKTSKRAYQGEQSDKKLNSIFNKIKESGKGKRYDCLIGISGGVDSCYAAYLAKKNGLRVLTMHLDNGWDSDTSVKNIKYVIDKLGFEYESFVLDWEEFRDLQLSFLKASVPDMENPTDCAIIGSLHKTAVQYGIKYIISGGNYATEGFLPKFFQYNAKDSKYIRAIQKIFGSKPLKTYPFFNWKMEFYYKLVKGIRIVYPLNYVNYSKKESQQLLEKEFTWKYYGGKHYESIYTRFVQGYILPNKFNVDYRKITLSMQIINGEITRDNALEQLKEKPYSEEKSKEDMIYVCKKLGISTDEFNKIMELPPKTYLDYPNEEKFLNFIYTTYKKLGSLYSS, encoded by the coding sequence ATGATTCCCAGTTTGAAATTATGTAAGAGATGCATTATGGATGATGCTCGGCCCGGCACTTTTTTTGATGAAAACGGATATTGTAATCATTGTTCTGAATATATAAATAAAACATCGAAAAGAGCTTACCAGGGTGAACAAAGCGACAAAAAACTGAACAGCATATTTAATAAAATAAAAGAAAGTGGAAAAGGTAAACGTTATGATTGCCTGATTGGTATTAGCGGCGGAGTTGACAGTTGTTATGCAGCATACCTGGCAAAAAAGAATGGCTTAAGAGTACTTACAATGCATCTTGATAACGGATGGGATTCGGATACATCCGTAAAAAATATTAAGTATGTTATTGATAAGCTTGGGTTTGAATATGAAAGTTTTGTTTTAGACTGGGAAGAGTTCAGAGATCTCCAGTTATCCTTCTTAAAAGCCTCTGTTCCGGATATGGAAAATCCTACCGATTGTGCAATTATAGGCTCACTCCATAAAACCGCTGTTCAATACGGAATAAAATACATTATCAGCGGCGGTAACTATGCAACCGAAGGATTTCTGCCGAAATTTTTTCAATACAATGCAAAAGACTCAAAATATATACGCGCAATCCAAAAAATATTCGGCTCAAAGCCGCTTAAAACATATCCCTTCTTCAACTGGAAAATGGAGTTTTATTACAAACTTGTAAAGGGAATCCGTATTGTGTATCCGTTAAACTACGTTAATTACTCCAAGAAAGAATCACAACAACTGCTTGAAAAGGAGTTTACATGGAAATATTATGGGGGAAAACACTACGAATCCATCTATACACGCTTTGTTCAGGGATACATTCTCCCGAATAAGTTTAATGTCGACTACAGGAAAATAACACTCTCTATGCAGATAATAAATGGTGAAATAACCCGCGACAATGCGCTTGAACAGCTAAAAGAAAAGCCATACTCAGAAGAGAAATCAAAAGAGGATATGATCTATGTATGTAAAAAACTGGGCATTAGCACCGATGAGTTTAATAAAATTATGGAACTGCCGCCAAAAACTTATCTTGATTATCCTAATGAGGAAAAATTTCTGAATTTCATTTACACTACATACAAAAAGCTAGGTTCATTATATAGCAGTTGA
- the hisH gene encoding imidazole glycerol phosphate synthase subunit HisH, protein MESGKIAIVDMGMGNLCSVKKKLDWLNINSEITSSPDFINEADKIILPGVGHFGKAIDSLKKKNLYDTINEAVKIKGKPILGICLGMQLMAQSSEEGSCAGFGWFDSQVVKFNISNYGKYKIPHIGWNQVNIKKNSVLMKEIKDGTEFYFVHSYHFIANNQDDILNATEYEYQFISAIEKENIFGVQYHPEKSHDAGSTLFKNFARI, encoded by the coding sequence ATGGAATCAGGAAAAATAGCTATTGTCGATATGGGAATGGGTAACCTGTGCTCCGTTAAAAAGAAACTTGACTGGCTTAATATAAATTCTGAAATAACCTCTTCACCAGATTTTATCAACGAAGCCGATAAAATTATATTGCCAGGTGTTGGTCATTTTGGCAAAGCAATAGATAGTTTAAAAAAAAAGAACCTATACGATACGATAAACGAAGCCGTTAAAATAAAAGGCAAGCCTATCCTGGGAATCTGCCTGGGTATGCAGCTAATGGCACAAAGCAGCGAAGAAGGAAGTTGTGCCGGATTTGGATGGTTTGATTCACAGGTAGTAAAATTCAACATCAGTAATTACGGAAAATATAAAATTCCACATATAGGATGGAACCAGGTGAACATTAAAAAAAACAGCGTGTTAATGAAAGAGATAAAAGACGGAACTGAATTCTATTTTGTTCATTCTTACCACTTTATTGCTAACAACCAGGATGATATCCTTAATGCGACCGAATACGAATATCAATTTATATCAGCGATAGAGAAAGAGAATATATTTGGAGTTCAGTATCATCCTGAGAAAAGTCATGATGCCGGCTCAACACTTTTTAAAAATTTTGCACGTATATAA